One part of the Malus sylvestris chromosome 2, drMalSylv7.2, whole genome shotgun sequence genome encodes these proteins:
- the LOC126598478 gene encoding uncharacterized protein LOC126598478, which translates to MMLMMMESSFADVLVKVGMFILVQALVYLILSNSSNIFSKTTKRSHSFKPARSVSIRRMLAALSDLPAGGELSPSTNSTDMNTMMMHSPNSKSSIQENSTARFSQLN; encoded by the coding sequence ATGATGCTGATGATGATGGAAAGCAGCTTCGCAGATGTGCTGGTGAAGGTAGGCATGTTCATCCTTGTTCAGGCCTTGGTATATCTCATCCTTTCCAACTCATCCAATATCTTCTCCAAAACTACCAAGAGGTCCCACAGCTTCAAACCAGCTCGCTCTGTTAGTATTCGCCGGATGCTTGCTGCTCTTTCTGACTTACCCGCCGGCGGCGAGCTCTCTCCTTCAACAAACTCAACGGACATGAACACGATGATGATGCACTCCCCTAACAGCAAAAGTAGTATCCAAGAAAACTCAACCGCTCGATTTTCCCAATTAAATTAA